GGGGGTGCTGAGGTTTATCAGCAAAGGCGACGAGGGGGCTCGCCGTATCGTCCTGGCCGCGTCGCATCCTGTGGCCGTGGACCGGGCGACAAGCCTGTTCGGCAGCTCGGCCGAAGACGTCCAGAACGACGAGGGCATGAAGTACCGCCAGTCGGTGTACAACAGCGCGCGCGTGCGGCTGAAGGCGTTCGAGGAAGAGTTTGTCGCGAAGGTTACCAGTCGGTCCGACTTCCGCCTGGCTGATCTGCTGGTGCCCGGTCCTGACGGTCGACCGGTAACCCTCTATCTCTCGACGCCGGCATCCGATGACGATCGTGTGCGTCCAGTCGTCTCGATGTTTCTGTCCATGCTCATCCAAGCGGTGCTAGCCAACCCGAAGAAGACCAGCGACGGGCGTGTGAAGGGCAAGCGCCTGCTCATGATGATCGACGAGTTTCCGTCGCTCCGGATGCAGATCCTAGAGACGGCCATTACCAAGATCGTCGGCTGCGGTGCCACGATGTTCCTCGGCGCGCAGTCGCTGTCGGCGCTCCAGCAGGCGCCATACGGGCCGAACAACCAGTTCCGCGACAACATCCGGCTGTCAGTCCATTTCGCCGCATCGGACAAGATGACCCAGGACGCGATCTCACAGGCTATCGGGACGTTCGATCAGCGCAGGACTTCCAAGAGCTATAGCCAGAAGGCGTTCGATATCACCGGCAGCCGCACGCGGAGCCGTTCGGATACCAACCGCCTGATCCTGGACCCCGGCATGGTTCGCATGATGGCTGACGACGAGGAGGTCATCCTCGTCCGTGGGCATCCCGCGATCCTGGCCACCAAGGTCCAGGACTACAAAGACCCGATCCTAAAAAAGCGCCTGGCCATGCCGTGCGTGCCGATGCGTCAAGCTGACGGCACTTACCCGGACCTGCCCTACCCGACCAGGTCGAGCCCATGGGCGGGCAAGGTCATCTCGCTGACGAC
The DNA window shown above is from Skermanella sp. TT6 and carries:
- a CDS encoding type IV secretory system conjugative DNA transfer family protein, with the protein product MAEATAAGLTRNPKLRYSGMVVGRIGKCRLTWLEQEPILVTGGTRSGKGVGLIRPTLLSYAGPVVAYDGGKGEAFLETSGWRSTFSHVLNLDLTDPNGVHFNFLDEVRTEFLTRDVENLVQSIPKPERSDGHFEPAADSYIGAVIMHVLLAEPESEKNMSGVLRFISKGDEGARRIVLAASHPVAVDRATSLFGSSAEDVQNDEGMKYRQSVYNSARVRLKAFEEEFVAKVTSRSDFRLADLLVPGPDGRPVTLYLSTPASDDDRVRPVVSMFLSMLIQAVLANPKKTSDGRVKGKRLLMMIDEFPSLRMQILETAITKIVGCGATMFLGAQSLSALQQAPYGPNNQFRDNIRLSVHFAASDKMTQDAISQAIGTFDQRRTSKSYSQKAFDITGSRTRSRSDTNRLILDPGMVRMMADDEEVILVRGHPAILATKVQDYKDPILKKRLAMPCVPMRQADGTYPDLPYPTRSSPWAGKVISLTTIAPAEPEQPADTTKTAEPAPPKKPRAKKAFSTPTKVA